The stretch of DNA GCAGATTAAACTATTCCAAAAGCATCGGCAGAAAAGGAGCAGCCAAAAACGGTGCGGATCGAACGGCCACGATCCCACCTCAAAAGCCCACACGCCACGCGCTCCATCGCAAGTTCGCAACCCATCTTGCGGCTACTACACCCGAACGAGGCCCTGCCTAGGGTTCCACCCCCGTCGTCCGATCCGATCCCGCCCCCCACCATGAGCGGCCACCACGACGCCAGCAAGCCCTACCAGCCCCGCCGGGGCCCGGAGCGCCCCCCGCCGCAGCAGCCGGCGGAGGACGAGGaggcggccgcggccgcggcggcgATGGCCGAGGTCGAGGCCGCGGCGGGGGCGATGGAGCAGTACGAGCCGCATCTGGAgcacggggaggaggaggaagaggaggagggggaggaagagggggaggaggagggagaggaagggcATGGGTACGCGTACGATTATGTTACCGGGGAGGCCGTCCCGATGGACGAGGAAGGCGCCGCGGCCGCGGCGCACGCCCACCACGGCGCGGCAGGGCCGCACGGCATGGAGGCGGGCGGCGCACCACAAGCCCCGTCGAACACGCTCACGCTCTCTTTCCAGGGCGAGGTGTTCGTCTTCGAGTCTGTGTCTGCCGAGAAGGTGCCGCGCCTCTGATCCCTTCCCTGCAAATTCCGCTCTCCTGCCCTGATGTACTTTGATTGGATGGAAATGAATCCTTTGATTTGGTAACTTGTCAGGTGCAAGCGGTTCTCTTATTGCTTGGAGGAAGGGAGCTCGGCCCGGGTATGGGCGTGGGGCCGTCGTCTTCAGCATCATACAGTAAGGTTTAGACCTCTCTTGGTGAGCTGTATCATTTGTCCGTTGAGAAGCTTTCGAATTATGTGGTGCTCATGTCATTGTGTACTCTGTGATATAGAGGTTGAATTCACATCGGATGGCATCACTGATGAGGTTCCGCGAAAAGCGCAAGGAAAGGAACTTCGATAAGAAGATCCGCTATTCTGTTAGGAAGGAAGTTGCACATAGGTCAGTGCTAGCTTGGTAACATAAAAGTTAGCTCTGCCCTTTGCATGCTGTGTCATGACTATACATACTTTTGTTCACCCATTTGCAGGATGCAGCGCCATAAAGGTCAGTTCACATCATCAAAAGCAAAGGCCGAAGAAGCCGCAGCTGCGGCTAATTCGGATTGGGGTGCAGTGGAAGGTCGACCTCTTTCGGCGCCTGTGTAAGTCCACAAACTGTTGTACTGATTATATGTAAGCACTTGAAAATTTCTTTTATCCGGATTCCATAAGTTGAGAATGACGATATTTGCATATTGTGAATAAATGATTTTGTTGTAAATCAGTACCGAAGTTAGGTTCGGTGTGATGTCCCCATATGCCTGCGCAGGATAGCTAGGAGCTTTGCTGTTATGAACAATGCATGGTTTAGTGTCTAGTGCAGTGCGTTAGTTGCCTGGCTTCTCGTTGGCTCTATATCACTATCTGGATACTCTTGTGTACAAGGTTGTCCCGTAAGCTCATGATATGATGCTACATAGAACTGAATTCAGTGAATGAAAATGCTAGCTTGAAGACATGCATCTATCATTGTTACCAAGGCTCGCACTCACTATTTTTTGCTATTCGGTTGTTGCTTACCGAAATTTTTTTTGGTATTAGTTGGAGTACCTGTGATCATTGGATGACATGAGATGCTTTTTGAACACTTCTATTTGTACATGTCACTGTTTATCTGTAGCAACAGCTTGCTTCAGAATACAATGTaccctagttattgcacatctaagtgactcaatcaagcatagaaaaggaaaagaaaaaagaaagaaaatacctgCACGA from Triticum dicoccoides isolate Atlit2015 ecotype Zavitan chromosome 6A, WEW_v2.0, whole genome shotgun sequence encodes:
- the LOC119315259 gene encoding GATA transcription factor 17-like isoform X1, with the protein product MSGHHDASKPYQPRRGPERPPPQQPAEDEEAAAAAAAMAEVEAAAGAMEQYEPHLEHGEEEEEEEGEEEGEEEGEEGHGYAYDYVTGEAVPMDEEGAAAAAHAHHGAAGPHGMEAGGAPQAPSNTLTLSFQGEVFVFESVSAEKVQAVLLLLGGRELGPGMGVGPSSSASYSKRLNSHRMASLMRFREKRKERNFDKKIRYSVRKEVAHRMQRHKGQFTSSKAKAEEAAAAANSDWGAVEGRPLSAPVCQHCGISSNNTPMMRRGPDGPRTLCNACGLAWANKGMMREVKGHTPLKVVPPATDDAQNGVAEAPTAEQQHLALEAAPEAPVAPAPAANGHDS
- the LOC119315259 gene encoding GATA transcription factor 17-like isoform X2; the encoded protein is MSGHHDASKPYQPRRGPERPPPQQPAEDEEAAAAAAAMAEVEAAAGAMEQYEPHLEHGEEEEEEEGEEEGEEEGEEGHGYAYDYVTGEAVPMDEEGAAAAAHAHHGAAGPHGMEAGGAPQAPSNTLTLSFQGEVFVFESVSAEKVQAVLLLLGGRELGPGMGVGPSSSASYSKRLNSHRMASLMRFREKRKERNFDKKIRYSVRKEVAHRMQRHKGQFTSSKAKAEEAAAAANSDWGAVEGRPLSAPVCQHCGISSNNTPMMRRGPDGPRTLCNACGLAWANKGMMREVKGHTPLKVVPPATDDANGVAEAPTAEQQHLALEAAPEAPVAPAPAANGHDS